From Hypanus sabinus isolate sHypSab1 chromosome 21, sHypSab1.hap1, whole genome shotgun sequence:
AGATGGTCACGTAAGGTACATGCAATGATACATTCTATTTGCCAAGGCACATAAGTTAGGCTTCAGTTCATCCACTGTGTTACCAAGGGATTACACTGGGAGGGCGCAGAAAACATTGCCAGCAGTGTAGCCATGGTACAAGTTGGGACTGTTTTCTTTTGAAGAGAAGAGGCCAAGGGATACTTAACTAAGGTGTATAACATAATCTGAAGCCCAGAAAGAGAAAATGGGACAGCCAAAAGTCAGGATGGTTATTTAAGAGTCACTGATAGAGGTTTAAAGCAGAAGAAACATTCTTTCATGAAGGAGATGATAGGGGCTGGAACTCGATGCTTGAAGTGTGAGTTCACATCACGTTTAAACAGCTCCACAATACCAGAGTCATATTCTGGTTATACCAACTATATCATCGACAGAGATAGTAACTCTCTGGGCTCGTGTTCCTCCTGTTCAACACTGCAGTCACTCTACAACTATTCTAGAACTCCAGAAACACCTGTCTGCTGTCCTAGTTTTAGAATCCCTGATTAATATCACCCTTTAGACCTGTCTTCTCTCTCCTTGTAGCTTTGCATTATCCATCATACTTTGGTCCTGGCTCTTACAGAACTTCCCAGGGGAAACCTCTCCCCTGTCAGTACTCAGAACTGAGTACTGGTTAGGGAGCAGGACACCCAGGGATCTTCTGCTTGCTCTTCTCAGTCTATCTGGGGATCACACTGTTTAAGTCGTGGCTGTAAAGAGATCTGGAAGAGATATAAAGTACACAGATAAAGAATGGGAAGTTTTCAGACAGAACTAGGTTCAGAGACATATACTGTGCATGTTGCTACCAAATATATTGCCTGCTTGAGCTATGGGCTGAACTCTGCTTGAAACATTCGACCCACAAAACACTCCGCCTGCTCCAAACTCCAAAGCACACAGGCTGAGCGTCTTCATTCCTGTACCTTTCTTTGTTCCAGATCAGACtagtgcgggggtcggcaacctgcggctcccgagccatttgtggctctttcacctctgtgctgcggctccctgtggctttgggaaataattggtcagtatttaattaaaatgtattttatgttagtttgttagcttttgaaatgtaattatggtgatcttgtacatttcctgccacatccgaaacggctcacaattagccggcattccggctaagggagatagcctacgggggtttgtgagtacgcgtcttttgcagcatctgcgtccatgggggctgggttgagggaggcttaaaagcaaggctgtttagttcgaataaagctatctttgactgcagtttactgacaccgctacaacgtgtttttatcgctggctgtccagacggaaggtgctgaaacgctttgtcgcgtgtctggaagaagtgaaaactttcctgggcagcaaagggctcacctttcctgagctggaacagccagagtggctggaaaagctacacttcatggtagacatgacagcgcacctgaacacgctgaacacagctcttcaggggaaaggacgtacagccctgcacatgttggaggatgttttggcattcgagcgcaagttgacagtgcttgccagagatttacagaaaggcactttgtctcacttccccaatttgagagagttcaaacaaggtcacgacatgataatttcggagtatttacattctgcaatcatcgcaatgcaaacatcgtttgggaaacgcttctgtgagttcagagaggaaaaaaacacattatccttcccggtcactcccttaagcatcgatccttccctactgaatacgactgcattggcaggtgtgagtcaacctgatcttgagatggaactggccgacatagccgacaaagacatatgggtgtccaagtttagacgcttgacagcagaccttgaagatgttgcccgtcagaaggccgttcttgctcagaaacacaaatggagtgatattgaaaacctcacagatgacagcttgcgatcctgtgtaaagatgaaggtgacatcatacagccctgatgtgcagacgctgtgcgctgaggtccaggagcagaaatcccattaaccaagtatgataaatattttaattgcctattattttacttatattcatattttttcattgttcagtgaaatagtcctttcatttttcaggatgacagctggctgacgttatttttggtttgctgctggcggaaaatttaagttcagcgtttttcataaatacaagaaggtctcaaatagacattgaatattttacttaaaagtaactttcaacccaacgtctttttttcggagttcaaaatgtttttgttgcatgcagaaatgtaatttcgttttctctgcaggagttcatcaatttcataaatgcaacacattatagtttgtttatacatagcataaaggcaaaaaaaaacgttgtatgcagtgttatttcattttaaatgtcaaacgggttttgcggctcccagtgttttcttttctgtgggaaacgggtccaagtggctctttcagtggtaaaggttgctgacccctggactagTGTGTTATATCTTTTAAGCGGCACAAAATATATaggagagagatggggaagaaTTTAGAGTTTTGCAGCTGAAATACAGCTAATGAAGATGGAAGGGTTCCAATCTAAAATGTGCATGACCTGCATGACCTTAAAACAGAAAGGAAGACAAAGTAAATCAGGagaaaaatgataaataaattGGGAGATAAAAGGGGGATTGTGATCAGATGTAGAGTTGAGGTGACATCAGTGAGTTATTAGCCCTCCACTAACGTACCGCCAGCTCTTGTTTAATGCTTTCTATCGTTCCCTCGAGTGCCCTTGTGCCTCGCGTTGCTTCATCCTCCACCGCTTTCACTGTTTTCAGAAGGGAGGTGACGTTTGTGACCATTACCTACAGGAGAAGGGATCACATGGTAACAGGTAACCAATCAGAACCCTGAATCTGATTTTATTAGCTCATCATT
This genomic window contains:
- the LOC132379191 gene encoding general transcription factor II-I repeat domain-containing protein 2-like; translation: MVDMTAHLNTLNTALQGKGRTALHMLEDVLAFERKLTVLARDLQKGTLSHFPNLREFKQGHDMIISEYLHSAIIAMQTSFGKRFCEFREEKNTLSFPVTPLSIDPSLLNTTALAGVSQPDLEMELADIADKDIWVSKFRRLTADLEDVARQKAVLAQKHKWSDIENLTDDSLRSCVKMKVTSYSPDVQTLCAEVQEQKSH